In Candidatus Roseilinea sp., one DNA window encodes the following:
- a CDS encoding AsnC family transcriptional regulator codes for MAFDSEKLLDKTGLELLRLLQEDARMSFAELGKRVGLTAPAVAERVRRMEEAGIITGYHARVSAAKLGLEIKAFIRVSDCEPCERLVELVKTLPEVLECHMLTGSDSYILHVVVASIAHLDAIISRLRPLARNITTAIVLESPVNKSSIDVRLFRPKA; via the coding sequence ATGGCTTTCGATTCTGAAAAGCTGCTAGACAAGACGGGGTTAGAGCTGCTGCGGCTGCTGCAGGAAGACGCGCGCATGTCGTTCGCCGAGTTGGGCAAGCGCGTCGGGTTGACGGCGCCCGCCGTGGCCGAGCGCGTGCGACGGATGGAGGAGGCCGGCATCATCACCGGCTATCATGCCCGCGTGAGCGCTGCCAAGCTCGGCCTGGAGATCAAGGCGTTCATCCGCGTGAGCGACTGCGAACCCTGTGAGCGGCTGGTCGAGCTGGTGAAGACGCTGCCGGAGGTGCTCGAATGCCACATGCTGACCGGCAGCGATAGCTACATCCTACACGTGGTGGTCGCTTCGATCGCCCACCTCGACGCGATCATCTCGCGCCTGCGACCGCTTGCACGAAACATCACCACCGCCATCGTGCTGGAGTCGCCGGTGAACAAGAGCAGCATAGACGTGCGGCTTTTTCGACCGAAAGCGTGA
- a CDS encoding aminotransferase: MAAIHPITAPIRMNETNTIPDVHQYVRTSTRTQHFPESIIREMTRIALDVGAINLSQGYPDFAAPQAIKDAAAQAIQDDWNQYSVTWGLKPLRDAIADHYRRRYEMDVNPDTDVVVCCGATECMIAAMLGVVNPGDEVVFFEPYYESYIPNCFITQSTPRFVSLRPSSSGVWEFDPDELRRAFNAKTKVIIVNSPHNPTGKVFTREELQLIADLCIEHDVIAVTDEIYEFITYDGAQHIPIATLPGMAERTITISGMSKTFSVTGWRLGYALAPEDLMVGVRKAHDFMSVCAATPLQVAGIAMLALGDDYYRQLRADYAQRRAFALEMLREVGFKPVTPQGAYYIMADFSAISDEDDIAFGLRMAKEIGVACVPGSPFFSRPELSRNIVRFAFCKKQETLAQARERLQRLK, translated from the coding sequence ATGGCAGCAATCCACCCGATCACGGCGCCCATTCGCATGAATGAGACGAACACGATCCCCGACGTTCACCAGTACGTGCGCACTTCCACCCGCACCCAGCACTTTCCCGAGTCCATCATCCGTGAGATGACGCGCATCGCGCTGGATGTCGGCGCGATCAATTTGTCGCAGGGTTACCCGGACTTTGCCGCACCGCAGGCGATCAAGGATGCTGCTGCCCAGGCGATCCAGGACGACTGGAACCAATACTCGGTCACGTGGGGCCTGAAGCCCCTGCGCGACGCGATCGCCGATCACTACCGCCGGCGCTACGAGATGGACGTGAACCCCGACACCGACGTAGTGGTGTGTTGCGGCGCGACCGAGTGCATGATCGCCGCGATGCTGGGCGTGGTGAACCCCGGCGACGAGGTGGTCTTCTTCGAGCCGTATTACGAGAGCTACATCCCTAACTGCTTCATCACCCAGAGCACGCCGCGCTTCGTCTCACTGCGGCCGTCGTCCAGCGGCGTGTGGGAGTTCGACCCCGACGAGCTGCGCCGTGCGTTCAATGCCAAGACCAAAGTCATCATCGTCAACTCGCCACACAACCCCACCGGCAAGGTCTTCACCCGCGAGGAGCTGCAACTGATCGCCGACCTGTGCATCGAGCACGACGTGATCGCCGTCACCGACGAGATCTACGAGTTCATCACCTACGATGGCGCGCAGCACATCCCCATTGCCACGCTGCCCGGCATGGCCGAGCGCACCATCACCATCAGCGGCATGAGCAAGACGTTCAGCGTCACCGGCTGGCGACTGGGCTATGCCCTAGCCCCCGAAGATCTGATGGTCGGCGTGCGCAAGGCGCACGACTTCATGAGCGTGTGCGCGGCGACGCCGTTGCAGGTTGCCGGCATCGCTATGCTGGCGTTGGGCGACGACTATTACCGGCAACTGCGCGCGGACTATGCGCAGCGCCGCGCCTTCGCGCTGGAGATGTTGCGCGAGGTCGGCTTCAAGCCGGTCACGCCGCAGGGCGCGTATTACATCATGGCCGACTTCAGCGCCATCAGCGACGAGGACGACATCGCCTTTGGCCTGCGCATGGCGAAGGAGATCGGCGTGGCGTGCGTGCCGGGATCGCCCTTCTTCAGCCGGCCAGAGTTGAGCCGGAACATCGTGCGCTTCGCCTTTTGCAAGAAGCAGGAGACGCTGGCGCAGGCGCGCGAGCGGTTGCAGCGATTGAAGTGA
- a CDS encoding 4-hydroxyphenylpyruvate dioxygenase, which produces MASDPLDFQAIDYVEFYVSNARQAAHFYRTVFGFRPVAYAGLETGVRDHASWLLTAGTVNFVLTSPLDPHSRPDISQHIATHGDGVKDIALRVRDAKAAYDEAIRRGARSVMPPVAVEDECGKFVKATIATYGDTVHSFIEREDYRGFMPGFKLIEHPPPAPDTGLVAIDHIVGNVEQGKMNAWVKFYADLLGFTQLVHFDDKDISTEYSALMSKVMQNGSGRIKFPINEPAEGKRRSQIEEYLIHYGGPGVQHIALATKNIIASVDALRAAGINFLRVPETYYEELPNRVGQIEEDVHALAQRGILVDRDDEGYLLQIFSQPMQDRPTLFFEIIQRRGSRGFGKGNFKALFEALEREQARRGNL; this is translated from the coding sequence ATGGCAAGCGATCCCCTTGACTTTCAGGCGATTGACTATGTGGAGTTCTACGTGTCGAACGCGCGGCAGGCGGCGCATTTCTACCGCACCGTCTTTGGCTTCCGGCCGGTTGCCTACGCCGGACTGGAGACGGGCGTGCGGGATCATGCGTCGTGGTTGTTGACCGCGGGCACGGTCAACTTCGTGTTGACCTCGCCGCTTGACCCACACAGTCGGCCCGACATCAGCCAGCACATTGCCACGCATGGCGACGGCGTGAAGGACATTGCTCTGCGTGTGCGCGACGCGAAGGCGGCCTACGACGAGGCGATCCGGCGCGGCGCGCGAAGCGTGATGCCACCGGTCGCCGTCGAGGATGAATGCGGCAAATTCGTCAAGGCCACCATCGCGACCTATGGCGACACGGTGCATAGCTTCATCGAGCGTGAGGACTATCGCGGCTTCATGCCTGGTTTCAAGCTAATCGAGCATCCGCCGCCAGCACCGGACACCGGCCTGGTTGCGATTGACCACATCGTCGGCAACGTCGAGCAAGGCAAAATGAACGCGTGGGTGAAGTTCTATGCCGACTTGCTCGGGTTCACGCAGCTCGTCCACTTCGACGACAAGGATATCAGCACCGAGTATTCTGCGCTGATGAGCAAAGTGATGCAGAACGGCAGCGGCCGGATCAAGTTCCCCATCAACGAGCCGGCGGAGGGCAAGCGCAGGAGCCAGATCGAAGAGTATCTGATCCACTACGGCGGGCCGGGTGTGCAGCATATCGCCTTGGCCACCAAAAACATCATCGCCAGCGTAGACGCGCTGCGCGCTGCAGGTATCAACTTCCTGCGCGTGCCGGAGACGTACTACGAAGAGTTGCCCAACCGCGTCGGGCAAATCGAAGAAGACGTCCATGCGCTGGCCCAACGCGGCATCCTCGTAGACCGCGACGATGAAGGCTACCTACTGCAGATCTTCAGCCAGCCGATGCAGGATCGCCCGACGCTGTTCTTCGAGATCATCCAGCGTCGCGGCAGCCGGGGTTTCGGCAAGGGAAACTTCAAAGCGCTGTTCGAGGCGCTCGAGCGCGAGCAGGCGCGACGCGGGAATTTATGA
- a CDS encoding amino acid permease: protein MSRVLPGTSLEPIKHVLIGRPLRTEEAPHQAVGNPVGLAVFASDALSSTAYATQEILVVLASAFAVAGAGVFRISIPIAVAITAVLSVLIISYRQTIKAYNGASCGAYVVARDNLGVFPSQIAGAALLVDYVLTVAVSISSGVDQVASAIPILRGREVLVALAAILIMTIINLRGVKESGRIFAVPTYFFVGMTFLTLTAGAFKFFTGQLTPVENVHMVAHTAEPLGWFLILYAFSSGCTALTGIEAISDGVQNFKEPRGRNAALTISVMGLLLGTLFMGITLLANQVQALPSEDETIISQIARAVFGSGALYGLQIAATTIILIMAANTAYADFPRIAAFVASDSFLPRQLAIRGSRLVYSGGIVTLAIAASILIIVFNARTTSLIPLYAIGVFMCFTLSQSGMVRRWLEVAKLRPGESVKMGQSLASYDSHWRRNLIINGAGAVLSFVVMVIFAVTKFTHGAWITLLVIPVMVFVFYRVHTHYRNVARILSLSKERVKPTPHPVKTIVLVDDVHRGTVRVVDFAKSLGNPWTPLHVDYNDRKTHIVQQKWRERIGEGDLVILPSPYRRLVEPIVDYVKAELDKDPNLFVHVIMGQLVMDTPWARALHSNNSLGIMSALQSMDRVIVTDVPYQLHAADVELYPENEPESYEQMKEREEQQKQQRREDETIESAIG, encoded by the coding sequence ATGTCCCGCGTATTACCAGGAACCTCGCTCGAACCCATCAAGCACGTATTGATCGGGCGGCCGCTGCGCACTGAGGAGGCACCTCATCAAGCCGTCGGCAATCCGGTCGGCCTGGCCGTCTTCGCCTCCGATGCGTTGTCGTCCACGGCCTACGCAACGCAGGAGATTCTGGTAGTCCTGGCGTCTGCGTTTGCCGTCGCCGGCGCAGGCGTGTTTCGCATCTCGATTCCTATCGCGGTTGCCATCACCGCCGTGCTGAGCGTGTTGATCATCTCGTATCGGCAGACGATCAAGGCGTACAACGGGGCGAGTTGCGGCGCGTATGTCGTCGCGCGTGACAACCTGGGCGTGTTCCCCTCGCAAATCGCCGGCGCCGCCTTGCTGGTGGATTACGTGCTCACGGTGGCCGTCAGTATCTCCAGCGGCGTGGATCAAGTGGCCTCGGCGATCCCCATCCTGCGTGGGCGCGAGGTGCTGGTGGCGCTGGCCGCGATCCTGATCATGACGATCATCAACCTGCGCGGCGTGAAGGAATCGGGGCGCATCTTTGCCGTGCCGACGTATTTCTTCGTCGGCATGACCTTCCTGACGCTGACGGCCGGCGCGTTCAAGTTCTTCACCGGCCAGTTGACGCCGGTCGAGAACGTCCACATGGTGGCTCACACCGCGGAGCCGCTCGGCTGGTTCCTCATCCTCTACGCTTTCAGCAGCGGGTGCACGGCGCTAACCGGCATCGAAGCCATCTCCGACGGCGTGCAGAACTTCAAGGAGCCGCGCGGCAGGAATGCCGCCTTGACGATCTCGGTAATGGGCTTGCTGCTCGGCACCCTGTTCATGGGCATCACCCTGCTCGCCAACCAAGTGCAGGCTCTGCCGTCGGAAGACGAGACGATCATCTCGCAGATCGCGCGCGCAGTGTTTGGCTCCGGCGCATTGTATGGCTTGCAGATCGCGGCGACGACGATCATCCTGATCATGGCGGCCAACACGGCCTACGCCGACTTCCCGCGCATCGCGGCCTTCGTGGCCAGCGATAGCTTCTTGCCACGCCAACTGGCCATCCGCGGCAGTCGGCTGGTATATTCCGGTGGCATCGTCACCTTGGCCATAGCGGCCAGCATCCTGATCATCGTCTTCAACGCCCGCACGACGTCGCTCATCCCGCTCTATGCGATCGGTGTGTTCATGTGCTTTACCCTGTCGCAATCGGGCATGGTGCGGCGCTGGCTGGAAGTCGCCAAGCTCAGGCCCGGCGAGTCGGTGAAGATGGGCCAAAGCCTGGCGTCATACGATTCGCACTGGCGACGCAATCTGATCATCAACGGCGCCGGCGCGGTCCTCTCCTTCGTGGTGATGGTGATCTTTGCCGTGACCAAGTTTACCCATGGCGCATGGATCACCCTGCTGGTCATCCCGGTCATGGTGTTCGTGTTCTACCGCGTGCACACGCACTATCGCAACGTGGCGCGCATCCTGAGTTTGAGCAAAGAGCGCGTCAAGCCGACGCCGCATCCGGTGAAGACCATCGTGCTCGTTGACGATGTGCATCGTGGCACGGTGCGCGTGGTGGACTTTGCCAAGTCGCTGGGCAACCCGTGGACGCCGCTGCACGTGGACTACAACGACCGCAAGACGCACATCGTGCAGCAGAAGTGGCGTGAGCGCATCGGCGAGGGCGATTTGGTGATCCTGCCTTCGCCCTATCGCCGCCTGGTCGAGCCGATCGTGGACTACGTGAAGGCCGAACTCGATAAAGACCCCAACCTGTTCGTGCACGTGATCATGGGCCAGTTGGTGATGGACACGCCGTGGGCGCGCGCGCTGCACTCGAACAACTCGCTGGGCATCATGTCGGCGCTGCAGTCCATGGATCGCGTCATCGTCACCGACGTGCCCTACCAGTTACACGCGGCGGACGTGGAGTTGTATCCGGAGAACGAGCCAGAAAGCTACGAGCAGATGAAGGAGCGCGAGGAGCAACAAAAACAGCAGCGGCGCGAGGACGAGACGATCGAGTCGGCGATCGGCTGA
- a CDS encoding HlyD family type I secretion periplasmic adaptor subunit → MRKPLCVQSLAAIAALLTLVGCAADTPFPVASGAAGQVPAAQPTAAATAVPTQAVAARTTISADGVVKTATPPIALAADVSAKVLTVNVEPGQAVKVGDVLAMLDDTALRDALADAELQRALVEAQIAQAQAPARPEDIASARAALAAAQANYALIQQGPTESEIEQARLSWVAAREAYLAAQVDRDVACGTPAGTGIPACQAKEASYGSAYESERAAYANYQKLLQPVTREQLTQANANVVSARARLQALEAGPSEAQRQVFEAQLTQARSAVQRARDNLREAIVRSPCTCIVQEVNVAVGGIPKGVAFTLVTLDALMFETTNLSERDLTAIKIGSRATIRLKAFDRAFSGKVAAILPQSTGAQGGAALFTVLIALDPSEARILPGMTGRAEIEA, encoded by the coding sequence ATGCGTAAGCCACTCTGTGTTCAGTCGCTCGCAGCGATCGCCGCCCTCCTCACACTCGTGGGTTGCGCCGCAGATACACCTTTCCCTGTTGCCTCCGGCGCAGCCGGCCAAGTGCCTGCCGCACAGCCGACCGCCGCTGCGACAGCCGTTCCCACACAAGCTGTCGCAGCGCGCACGACGATCTCCGCCGATGGCGTGGTGAAGACAGCCACACCACCGATCGCGCTTGCCGCCGACGTGAGCGCCAAGGTCCTAACCGTCAACGTCGAACCCGGCCAAGCGGTGAAGGTGGGCGACGTACTCGCCATGCTCGATGACACCGCGCTGCGCGACGCTCTGGCCGACGCCGAGCTGCAACGGGCGCTGGTCGAGGCGCAGATCGCGCAGGCGCAGGCCCCCGCCCGGCCGGAGGACATCGCCAGCGCCCGCGCCGCCTTAGCTGCTGCGCAGGCCAATTACGCGCTCATCCAGCAAGGGCCAACCGAAAGCGAGATCGAACAGGCGCGCCTGAGTTGGGTTGCAGCGCGCGAGGCCTATCTGGCGGCGCAGGTGGATCGTGATGTCGCGTGCGGCACGCCAGCCGGCACCGGCATCCCGGCGTGCCAGGCGAAGGAAGCGTCGTACGGTAGCGCCTACGAAAGCGAGCGCGCAGCATACGCCAATTATCAAAAGCTGTTGCAACCGGTCACGCGCGAGCAACTCACGCAGGCCAACGCGAATGTGGTCTCGGCGCGCGCGCGCCTGCAAGCGCTCGAGGCCGGTCCCAGCGAAGCTCAGCGGCAAGTGTTCGAAGCTCAACTCACTCAGGCCCGGTCGGCAGTTCAACGAGCACGCGACAATTTGCGCGAGGCCATCGTGCGGTCGCCCTGCACTTGCATCGTTCAGGAGGTCAATGTGGCCGTCGGTGGCATCCCCAAAGGCGTCGCGTTTACACTGGTGACGCTGGACGCGCTGATGTTCGAGACAACGAACCTCTCCGAGCGCGACTTGACAGCGATCAAGATCGGCAGCCGAGCGACCATCCGGCTGAAAGCGTTCGACCGCGCCTTCAGCGGGAAGGTTGCAGCGATCCTGCCGCAATCCACCGGTGCGCAGGGCGGCGCGGCGCTGTTTACAGTGTTGATCGCGCTCGACCCTAGCGAAGCACGAATCCTGCCGGGCATGACCGGACGCGCCGAAATCGAGGCCTGA
- a CDS encoding aromatic amino acid hydroxylase, with protein MTQTLELRSVPVMPNYTAQDHETWATLYREQMKRVPDYACELFLRGLPKLQFDPDRLPDPQVISERLYRATRWTLGDAQNEYLNAVEWFEHLRERRFPVTNYIRKPEELEFTPLPDVFHDYFGHLAYFMDPYFADLAQAFAPLFFAGDERQQLEISRLWWYTTEFGLIRERGKLKAFGAGLISSIAEMQKAFAPDTPRVPFDIRRAAELDSAKYHMHSLYFVFDDVEQIYNIIRDYARMEGLPEPQGVL; from the coding sequence ATGACTCAAACGCTTGAACTTCGATCTGTGCCGGTGATGCCGAATTACACCGCACAGGATCATGAGACGTGGGCCACGCTGTATCGCGAGCAGATGAAGCGCGTGCCGGACTACGCCTGTGAACTCTTCCTCAGGGGGTTGCCCAAGCTCCAGTTCGACCCAGATCGCCTGCCCGATCCCCAGGTGATCAGCGAGCGGCTGTATCGCGCGACGCGCTGGACGCTGGGCGATGCGCAGAACGAGTACCTCAACGCAGTCGAGTGGTTCGAGCACTTGCGCGAGCGGCGCTTCCCGGTGACCAATTACATCCGCAAGCCGGAAGAGCTGGAGTTCACGCCGCTGCCCGACGTATTCCACGACTACTTCGGCCACCTGGCTTACTTCATGGATCCCTACTTTGCTGACTTGGCGCAGGCGTTCGCCCCGTTGTTCTTCGCCGGCGACGAGCGCCAGCAGCTCGAAATCTCGCGCCTATGGTGGTACACCACCGAGTTCGGGCTGATCCGTGAGCGCGGCAAGCTCAAAGCCTTCGGCGCTGGACTGATCTCGTCCATCGCCGAAATGCAGAAGGCCTTCGCGCCGGACACGCCGCGCGTACCATTCGACATCCGGCGGGCGGCCGAACTCGATTCGGCCAAGTACCACATGCATAGCTTGTACTTCGTGTTCGACGACGTGGAGCAGATCTACAACATCATCCGTGACTACGCGCGGATGGAAGGTCTGCCCGAGCCGCAAGGCGTGTTGTGA
- a CDS encoding four helix bundle protein: MNYDEWMKSVPPAITNDRLWTLLAYRLALFMSDIAWHDVSKLMLDPRTRSLSDQLYRAVGSIGANIAEGYSYSTGGNRARYFEYALGSARESREWYYRSSYVLGTRVVTHRINLLARIIQLLIGYIPEQRQTSLREEETNYEVDQKSPISFEATTPDIGLSDLTSYVPMPTETDSHLHLTSDFPLATHDNPLGAPR; encoded by the coding sequence ATGAACTATGACGAATGGATGAAGTCTGTGCCTCCGGCAATCACGAACGATCGGCTGTGGACGCTTCTTGCTTATCGCTTGGCGTTGTTCATGTCAGACATCGCTTGGCATGATGTGTCCAAATTAATGCTAGACCCAAGAACCCGCTCACTATCCGATCAACTGTATCGTGCGGTCGGATCTATCGGCGCAAATATCGCGGAGGGCTACTCGTATAGCACCGGCGGCAATCGCGCACGCTACTTCGAGTATGCCCTGGGGTCAGCGCGTGAAAGCAGGGAATGGTATTACCGAAGTTCGTATGTCCTTGGCACACGAGTCGTCACACACCGAATCAACTTACTCGCGCGCATCATCCAGTTGCTCATCGGCTACATTCCGGAGCAACGCCAGACATCGCTACGCGAAGAGGAGACGAACTACGAGGTAGACCAAAAGTCTCCAATCAGCTTCGAGGCAACCACACCCGACATAGGACTGAGTGACCTGACCTCATATGTGCCCATGCCCACTGAAACGGACTCGCACCTCCACTTAACTTCCGACTTCCCACTCGCCACTCACGACAACCCTTTAGGAGCGCCACGATGA
- the iolB gene encoding 5-deoxy-glucuronate isomerase: MQYDHTNLVVHPQPSPEPGLIVRVTPALAGWEFITFEARRLAHGETHTGATGEHELAIVVLSGVVGLDSDAGRWREIGQRMSVFEGLPYAVYLPRRTTFTVHAQTDAEIALAFAPTNQDHPARLIQPTDVTVEIRGGDNATRQINNIIPPGFDCHRLVVVEVYTPSGNWSSYPPHKHDVHKTDAQGRIVEADLEEVYFYKFDRPEGYAYQRIYTDPESPLHRAGAPIDAVVVARHNDVVLVPEGYHPVASPPGYTTYYLNTLAGSAQSLANSEDPRHAWVKTTYRDKDPRLPMYRIGSRESGVVIDDG, translated from the coding sequence GTGCAATACGATCACACGAACCTTGTTGTTCACCCGCAGCCATCCCCCGAGCCTGGTCTCATTGTTCGCGTGACGCCGGCGCTGGCCGGCTGGGAATTCATCACGTTCGAGGCGCGCCGCCTGGCGCACGGCGAGACCCACACCGGCGCAACCGGCGAGCACGAGCTTGCGATCGTCGTGCTCTCCGGCGTCGTCGGGCTCGACTCCGACGCCGGCCGTTGGCGTGAGATCGGCCAGCGCATGTCGGTCTTCGAGGGATTGCCCTATGCCGTCTACTTGCCCCGCCGAACGACCTTCACCGTCCACGCCCAGACCGACGCAGAAATCGCGCTAGCTTTCGCACCAACCAATCAGGATCACCCGGCCCGGCTGATTCAGCCCACGGACGTCACGGTCGAAATCCGCGGCGGCGACAACGCCACGCGCCAGATCAACAACATCATTCCTCCGGGGTTCGACTGTCACCGGCTGGTGGTAGTCGAGGTCTATACACCGAGCGGCAATTGGAGCAGCTACCCACCCCACAAACACGACGTTCACAAGACCGATGCGCAGGGCCGCATCGTCGAGGCCGACTTGGAGGAGGTGTACTTCTACAAGTTCGACCGCCCGGAAGGGTACGCCTACCAGCGCATCTACACCGATCCCGAGTCGCCGCTGCACCGCGCCGGCGCGCCGATTGACGCCGTAGTTGTAGCGCGGCACAACGATGTGGTGTTGGTGCCGGAAGGTTATCACCCGGTCGCCAGCCCGCCGGGTTACACGACGTATTACCTGAACACACTGGCCGGCAGCGCGCAATCGCTGGCCAACAGCGAGGACCCGCGCCATGCCTGGGTGAAGACCACCTACCGCGACAAGGATCCGCGCTTGCCAATGTATCGAATTGGGAGTCGGGAGTCGGGAGTTGTGATTGATGATGGATAA